The genomic window aacaaaatacaacggAACTCTCATTCGTTCTTTTCAGCTCGCTTTCAGTTCAAAACCATTTCGATGGTCATTATGATAACACGTGCAGTTGACTTTCCAGATGACTGAGACGTACGGTATTCAAACTGATTGGAGAAAACtcacgatgatttttttttctttggatcaAAAGGAGGAACAGAGTTTGACAAAAGGACAAAGGAGAAGAGAAGCCAGCAAAACTCAGCAAAGGCCAGTTTGGAGCGAAACGGTCCGAGAAAGTGTGCTAGGGTCCGAtaaggaacagtgtgtgtgtgtgtgtgcgcgtgtgcgtgcgtgtcttatCTGCTGCTTGTGTCCAATGTAAGCCATGTTATTGCACTAAAATTTTGGTTTCAAGTTCCTATAACTGTTTCGACCAAGACAGTATCAAGTCACTGTGGTCCGTACTGTCGAAACAGTCTGTCTTCCTGAATCATAAATCATCATCCGTCTTTACTTCATAACCGGAACGTCACATTCAGTTATTGTGAAAACACAAATCATCGTGAATAATCTCAGAATTCATTACGGAAACAGCTTAATTATTCCTGTGTGTTAAAACAACATCAAGGAGAACGTGCTTACTGTATGGTTGTGCTAAACGCTGATCACGTTCACGGgatacaacaaaataaacattgaGAAGATCTTATTTTGCTGCGCGATTTCTTTTTAAACAGACACACGTTTCATTTCTAAATCAGTCTTCACTGGTAAGAAGAGGGACGGATAGAATAATATTATTTTGAAGGACGAACAAACTGAGTTCGGGTTGATTCCCTGCACCcaaaaacatgaacaagaacCACTCAGAAATTCTCCAAGACACGAACAACTCCCACATCAATTTTCCACTCGCGCTTTCATTCACCAACACGACTACCTTCAACACGACCTTCAACCTCTCCGCGGACGCGTCCTTGACCCCAAAGGTCACGAGCTGCAATGTCGGGGAGGTGGCGCCTCAGAGCCCGCCAGACCCTGACCTGTTCAAGGTCTTCCGGGCCCCGTCCCAGCCCCCGGACCTCCCTGCCTGGGAGATGGGGCTGAAGATCGGATTCTACGCACTGGCCTTCCTCGTGGCTGTGGCGGGCAACGGGCTGGTGATCTTCGTCATCTGCCGGAACCGGAGGATGAGGTCGACCACCAACCTACTGCTGCTGAACCAGGCCGTGTCGGACCTGATGGTGGCCGCCGTGTGCATGTGGGTCCACCTGGGCAATTCCATCACCCCGGAGTGGCCCTTCGGGAACCTGGTCTGCAAGGTCAACACTTTCTGTCAGGGTGAGTGCGTCATTGGAGGGATTGGAGCGTCTCGTTAAGCTttggacggtggtggtggtggggtggtggggcttGTTAGTAGGTGGTGTGTGGCTCTCATGCACGGgcgcgtgcgcacgtacacacacatgtgtatgcgcatgcacacatacacgggggcgtgcgcgcacgcacgcgcgcacacacacacatacacgcgcgcgcgcgcgcaaaacacacgggtatgcacacacatacactcattcactgtgacacacatacaaagatgcacatgcacacaagcacgcacgaaaacacaagcacgcacgcacgcacgtacacacacacacacacacacacacgcacgtgcccgcgcgcgcgtgtacacacacccacacacacacacacacacacacacacacacacacacacacacacacacacacagcatcacgcgCGCAAGttatcgtctaaaatcacaattgtgaacagacgttaaatgaacacacacacacacacacgcgcgcgcgcgcaagcgcgcgtcTGCACAAAGTACTGTGCGCTGATAACTTTCCACCGAACACAACCCAAAACCATACATACATAACAACAAACCGCCCGTTCCcaacacataacaaaaaaattaacaacaaacaaTACGAAGAAAAAAATCTACATAATTATTCCTTTAATCAAcattccctccaccccacaccaccacaccccaccctcactcctaccctccaccaccccctctatccctcatcacccctctcccccttccccactccaccctacctccctcagcctcccccccccaccccccacctccactgagATATAATATGTACATCATATATTAATGTGTGCACAAGTACTTCTCAGGTTTCTTAATCTTTAAAGTAGATGATATCTATGTGTGGTTTGTGCTTTGAAGAAAATAAAAGTTGAAAATATTCATCAACTGCTTTTCATGTTCTTCAAAAGTGCAGTTGgtgatattaattaaataccggTGCTGAGAATCGAtgattaaaaagaacaaaaaaagaacaaaaaaagaacagaaagattcTACTTGTCGGATGTGATGAACAACATTTTTAAACTTTCTGCTTTCGAACATTACTGAAGTTtctttatctgacttgtttttttgtgtttttgtgtgtgtgttttttggttgttgtttgtttgtttgttgggtggttttttgtttgtttgtttgttttttgttgtttttgtttttgtttgtttttttgttttgttttgttgttttttttttgttttttttgtttgtttttttttgttttttttgggggggggtctgttcACGGGAACAGAATAAGTGAAACACCGACAAAATTAAAATATGGCAGTATGGTAGGCCAATGTCGtcagattttttatttatttatttattcatttttatcgaTGGATTGTCAATTTTTAATCGATCAATGCGTCCCTCACAGTTGAATCTGAAGATGTCTATGTCGCTCAAAATAGTATAATTAACTTAATCTGCATGCAGATGCTCGATCTTTCACTCAGAAGTGCAGTGCGGTATTGATTACATCACCTGCTATCCtgtctgtgattaaaaaaaaaaaattcgatgaATTGTCAATTTTCAATCGATCAATGCGTCTCTCACAGATGACTCTGAAGATGTTTATGTCGCTCAAAGTCAAAATACTCAGTATAATTAAATGTGtgagtttaacgtctattcactagaagtgttattagacggataATTAAATGTATCTATTATGCAGATGCTTGATCTTTCACTCAAAAGTGCAGTGTAATGTTGCTTACACCCCCTGCTGTtatgtctgtgccccccccccccacctccgacccccctcccacacacacagtggtggccGTGACGTCCAGCGTACTGACCCTGACGGTGATCACGGTGGAGCGCTTCATGGCCATCCTCTTCCCACTCCGGGGCCGCTGGAGCCGAGGGTCCACGGGCGCCGTCATCGGCCTCACCTGGGTGGCGGCCGTCCTGGTGGCCTCCCCGCACCTCTTCGTGCGCCGCACCTACCAGCAGCTGTGGAAGGACCGCCGCGAGGTGTGGTGCGCCGAGGACTGGCCCCAGGTGTACAGGGACGAGGTCACCTGCGACACCTGGCAACGGGGGAAGGTGAGATTGGTgaggttggttggtgtgtgtgcgtagtgtgtgtgtgtgtgtgggggggggggcgtggggagttggggtgtgtgtgtgtgtgtgtgtgtgtgtgtgtgtgtgtgaacctgtgggggggcgggggggggggtgagggggggatatcggcgagagagagacgggacaAGATGAAACCAGACCAGACCATTGCATACCAAACAAGACTAGAtcagacaaaaacaagacaagacaagatgagagATGATGCCAGACAAGTCAAGACCAGACCAGAGGAGCAGAGGTGTTGTTTATGAACGTGGTGCCCGTGCTGATACATAAATACATtaatccatccgtccgtccacccacctatccaccccgTCATCAGTCCACCCATGCACCAACctatccacccattcatccacccaccaagcctaccacccacccacccacccacgtgaCAACAAGTCTCGCTTCGTGCAGGTGGTGGTGTACTACCTGGTAGAGGGGTCGTTTATGAACGTGGTGCCCGtgctcatacatacattcatccatccgtccacccacccaaccGTCCACCTATGCACCAACcctcctatccatccacccaccaacccacatgACAACAAGGCGGTGTGCACGTGCAGGTGGTGTACCACCTGGCAAtcctaccacccacccatccacccattcaccaacctacccacccatccacccttttatccacccaccaacccatccatctacctacccaaccgcccaccccacccatccactcacccaaccATCGATCCATCCACTCATGCACTCATCCAAGAAgcccacccatctacccacccatccaacaaCCCACTCATCCAACcgttcacccacccacccgtcgaCCCGTCCACCCATGCAACAACCTACCCATCCACCGACCCATCCATGCAACaaactacccatccacccacccatccatgcaacaaactacccatccacccacccatccatgcaacaaactacccatccacccacccatccatgcaacaacctacccatccacccacccatccatgcaacaacctacccatccacccacccatccatacaacaaactacccatccacccacccatccatgcaACAAACTACCCATCCATGCAAcaacctacccatccacccacccatccatgcaGCAACCTACCCATCCACCAATGCAACAACCtacccgtccacccacccacccatccatccagccatccaCCCATGCAAcaacctacccatccacccaaccacccatccatccagccatccaCCCATGCAACAACCtacccgtccacccacccacccatccagccaTCCACCCATGCAAcaacctacccatccacccatgcGACAACCtacccgtccacccacccatccatccatccatccacccgtgcAACAACCTACC from Babylonia areolata isolate BAREFJ2019XMU chromosome 1, ASM4173473v1, whole genome shotgun sequence includes these protein-coding regions:
- the LOC143293778 gene encoding QRFP-like peptide receptor, with the translated sequence MNKNHSEILQDTNNSHINFPLALSFTNTTTFNTTFNLSADASLTPKVTSCNVGEVAPQSPPDPDLFKVFRAPSQPPDLPAWEMGLKIGFYALAFLVAVAGNGLVIFVICRNRRMRSTTNLLLLNQAVSDLMVAAVCMWVHLGNSITPEWPFGNLVCKVNTFCQVVAVTSSVLTLTVITVERFMAILFPLRGRWSRGSTGAVIGLTWVAAVLVASPHLFVRRTYQQLWKDRREVWCAEDWPQVYRDEVTCDTWQRGKVVYYVVEGVVMYVVPVLIMMVAYALITLRLLTRSSPGTLISTTLSAQERAKRKVIKMLVAVLVCFVVCWSPQQYILLYGVFRPYLGLSVEEASDYHSVKYVALYVAYLNSALNPILYCGFNDNFRQGFREALHRILPARNNKVHPVVGGGKPDHRKQVERNGTVNEGNKESIPASPGPSSSSSTENNGCQSTGETKPSSTDTSIRVTDEDDDDIEDILDEPLPPSSVVSTCRRRSVQREDSCQTRSAWPEVP